From one Plasmodium yoelii strain 17X genome assembly, chromosome: 12 genomic stretch:
- a CDS encoding eukaryotic translation initiation factor 3 subunit B, putative, whose protein sequence is MVKVEESELSDKELVDFLSDDSDDGNETLLNKKYAGKEALITLETKFPKIVTILGIPKVEEEKHSRLAEVLKKLFIRHLSAKISDSSIMNIKIYMPVDEEKKTKGICFVTFHDSFQANEAVKVLNKLKLDAKHLLTASKMDDIENIINRDERVMPINVVGFTREKIRWWLYDEKCREQFIVRYDTHFEVHWLDPLEKEPQLIYTTFKKNAPFSSVQWSNQGSYLVSFHNPGIALWGGDNFEKLIRLQHKSVKDISFSPNENYVLTWDGTPASLRNEKSICIWRVITGKLLRSFITPEYSPREKIFPHFLWSPDDKYIACIGKQKEVYIYELPSMLLLEDHEKKRTPLKYSVVKEFDWSPVDNIVAIWIPETNNTPGTLILVEIPSRKELVSRKIYDVSQASIHWQSKGDYLCLKTTIVKKIGKKGKKEHTQLEIFRMREKNIPVDNIQIEGVKTKQFHWEESNSNRFALIVRDEATSRQQIRFYKILNKGTTRNVKWTSTFDINNQMNFMKWSPQGTFFILASLLSEGMLYFCFLNSNDQVEVIHKDEHLLVNSVAWSNCGRYLVTSVSNLSGISSSNYKEENSETGFYVWTFQGRCLMTIKKPSFFQFFFRPHPKSLFSDKLKIDIKNNLKDYSKKFDVIDEKIRNSKKNQLISERQNVENSFNEKLEKITKLFQSFKEYELFRRNWETFESQFEWEEKTIVIEHVLSVKQEIFA, encoded by the coding sequence aTGGTTAAAGTTGAAGAAAGTGAATTAAGCGACAAAGAACTTGTCGATTTTTTATCTGATGATAGTGATGATGGGAATGAAACattgttaaataaaaaatatgcagGAAAAGAAGCTTTGATTACTCTTGAAACTAAGTTTCCTAAAATAGTTACAATATTGGGTATACCAAAAGTAGAAGAAGAAAAACATAGTAGATTAGCCGAAGTTTTAaagaaattatttataaggCATTTAAGTGCTAAAATAAGTGACTCTtcaataatgaatataaaaatttatatgcctgttgatgaagaaaaaaaaacaaaaggaATATGTTTTGTTACATTTCATGATAGTTTTCAAGCAAATGAAGCAGTAaaagtattaaataaattaaaattagaTGCAAAACATTTATTAACAGCATCAAAAATGGatgatatagaaaatataataaatagaGATGAACGTGTAATGCCTATAAATGTTGTTGGATTTacaagagaaaaaataagatGGTGGTTATATGATGAAAAATGTAGAGAACAATTTATTGTTAGATATGATACCCATTTTGAAGTTCATTGGTTAGACCCATTAGAAAAAGAACCACAATTAATTTATActacatttaaaaaaaatgctccATTTTCAAGTGTTCAATGGAGTAATCAAGGATCATACTTAGTCAGTTTTCATAATCCAGGTATAGCATTATGGGGTGGagataattttgaaaaattaataagaTTACAACATAAAAGTGTTAAAGATATAAGTTTTTCACCTAATGAAAATTATGTACTAACTTGGGATGGTACTCCTGCTTCATTAAGAAATGAAAAATCTATTTGTATATGGAGAGTAATAACAGGAAAATTGCTTCGATCTTTTATTACACCTGAATATAGTCcaagagaaaaaatatttcctCATTTTTTATGGAGCCCtgatgataaatatattgcatGTATAGGAAAGCAAAAagaagtatatatatatgaattaccatctatgttattattagaaGATCATGAGAAAAAAAGAACCCCGTTAAAATATTCTGTGGTTAAAGAATTTGATTGGTCTCCTGTAGATAATATAGTTGCAATTTGGATACCAGAAACAAATAATACACCCGGAACTTTGATATTAGTCGAAATACCATCAAGAAAAGAATTAGTATCTCGAAAAATTTATGATGTTAGTCAGGCATCTATTCATTGGCAAAGTAAAGGAGATTATTTATGTCTTAAAACAActattgtaaaaaaaattggaaaaaaaggaaaaaaagaACACACACAATTAGAAATTTTCAGAAtgagagaaaaaaatatacctGTAGATAATATACAAATTGAAGGAGTAAAAACTAAACAATTTCATTGGGAAGAATCAAATAGTAATAGATTTGCATTAATAGTAAGAGATGAAGCTACAAGTAGACAACAAATtagattttataaaatattaaataaaggTACTACTAGAAATGTTAAATGGACTAGTACTTTTGATATAAATAACCAAATGAATTTTATGAAATGGTCACCACAAggaacattttttatattagcaTCTTTATTATCAGAAGGAATGTTATATTTctgttttttaaattcaaatgaTCAAGTTGAAGTTATACATAAGGATGAGCATTTATTAGTAAATTCTGTTGCATGGAGTAATTGTGGTAGATACTTAGTTACATCTGTTTCTAATTTATCTGGTATATCAAGTTCTAattataaagaagaaaatagtGAAACTGGTTTTTATGTATGGACATTTCAAGGTAGATGTTTAATGACTATTAAAAAACCATcatttttccaatttttctTTCGACCTCATCCTAAATCATTATTTAGTGATAAATTGAAaattgatataaaaaataatctaAAAGATTATTCTAAAAAATTTGATGTTATAGATGAAAAAATTCGAAATTCTAAAAAGAACCAATTAATTTCAGAAAGacaaaatgttgaaaattcatttaatgaaaaattggaaaaaatcACAAAATTATTCCAATCCTTTAAAGAATATGAATTGTTCAGAAGAAATTGGGAAACATTTGAAAGCCAATTTGAGTGGGAAGAAAAAACAATTGTTATTGAACATGTCCTTTCTGTCAAGCAAGAAATCTTTGCATAG
- a CDS encoding apicortin, putative, whose amino-acid sequence MNKILATEIFPDIEENKFAPIQKYFSSSKDLFLIDFINNKEDNSFENSNNNMLHEKKKKKIYKSVFERLTDQTFYTGTHKKKFEALVKCKLNEQNVDNYLSKNLETHKNEKNAKKNEKKNEKSEKKEKKLVVTPGILGIQKYGIQIAHPKSIWLYRNGDKHHNGLLFFIKSHINNLKLLLFEITKVLNPIIGPIRKIYDQNFRLIKNIQQLNDGSKYLCTSGDPPAPIDHLGKFKSKWVIQ is encoded by the coding sequence atgaataaaattttaGCCACTGAAATATTTCCAGAcatagaagaaaataaatttgctcctattcaaaaatatttttcaagtTCAAAAGATTTATTCTTAattgattttataaataataaagaagatAATAGTTTCGaaaatagtaacaataatatgttacatgaaaaaaaaaaaaaaaaaatatataaaagtgtATTTGAACGTTTAACAGATCAGACATTTTATACAGGGACTCATAAAAAGAAATTCGAGGCATTGGTAAAATGTAAATTGAATGAACAAAATGTGGATAATTATTTGTCTAAAAATTTAGAAACgcataaaaatgaaaaaaatgcaaaaaaaaatgaaaaaaaaaatgaaaaaagtgaaaaaaaagagaaaaaattaGTAGTTACCCCAGGAATACTTGGTATACAAAAATATGGAATTCAAATTGCTCATCCAAAAAGTATTTGGCTATATCGAAATGGAGATAAACATCATAATGGGTTACTTTTCTTTATTAAGTCTCATATAAATAatctaaaattattattgtttgaAATTACAAAAGTATTAAATCCTATCATTGGTCCCATacgtaaaatatatgatcAAAATTTCAGactcataaaaaatatacaacaaCTTAATGATGGTTCCAAATATTTATGCACCTCAGGCGACCCACCAGCACCCATCGACCATCTTGGAAAATTTAAATCCAAGTGGGTTATACAATGA
- a CDS encoding F-actin capping protein subunit beta has protein sequence MEDTKNNEGKIDAVLNICNILPARLFEETIKILSKIDKNLTNNILINKEGPIKIQFDNKEKKYFLGNMFNKEKDSYRSPYTNLYYPENFPNSYIPSDPLRSLEILYNEVFDRYRKAYYINGLSSVYLWPNPIEDGFVACFMIKKKENYSNNTYIDWEGTHLIQVNITHSIIHYQISTTLNISIVQKNETILSASVNKVLENPKKISDINLIKDKYFHIENMGKIIEGIENSLRKSIEYIYLSKINENLNSLRYNDLLYNNKNYYKIKNLETISDDIKFSKGSIQNELKSKLKKKNINGGTEYLLNT, from the coding sequence ATGGAAGACACAAAAAATAACGAAGGTAAAATCGATGCAGTATTAAACATATGCAACATTTTACCTGCCCGACTCTTTGAagaaacaataaaaatattatcaaaaatagacaaaaatttaacaaataatatattaataaataaggAAGGACCAATTAAAATTCAATTtgataataaagaaaaaaaatattttttaggtaatatgtttaataagGAAAAAGATTCATATAGATCTCCATATACAAATTTGTATTATCCAGAAAATTTTCCAAATAGTTATATACCATCTGACCCTTTAAGGAGTTtggaaatattatataatgaagTATTTGATAGATATCGAAAAgcttattatataaatggtTTATCATCTGTTTATTTATGGCCTAATCCGATAGAAGATGGTTTTGTTGCATgttttatgataaaaaaaaaagaaaattatagtaataatacatatatagatTGGGAAGGTACACATTTAATACAGGTAAATATAACTCACTCAATTATACATTATCAAATATCTACAACTTTAAATATTTCTATAgttcaaaaaaatgaaactatATTGTCTGCTTCTGTTAATAAAGTTTTAGAAAatccaaaaaaaatatcagatataaatttaataaaagataaatatttCCATATAGAAAATATGGGGAAAATAATTGAGGGTATTGAAAACTCTCTTAGAAAAAGcattgaatatatatatctatctaaaattaatgaaaatttaaattcaCTTAGatataatgatttattatataataacaaaaattattataaaataaaaaacttaGAAACCATTTCAGAtgatataaaattttcaaaaggTAGTATACAAAATGAGTTAAAGtctaaattaaaaaaaaaaaatatcaacgGTGGAACAGAATATCTCCTTAATACTTAG